ATAGCTAGCATGATTTAGCAACTTACTTTTAGTAAATTATGACCAATTTTAATGGTCAAAATATCATACCCGTATactgcgttctgattggtccaggggcctctcacgcggatcatgcataAATCACCGTCGGATCCTCGTGGATCCAACGGCCCTCACCTCACCCTCTCACGGTCTCACCCACCCACCGCGAGCTACCACACACCACTCCTCTCTCTCCCCGCACCCCCTCATACAAACTCCAAACCCTAGCCTCCTTGCCTCCGCACGCCGCCACCCACCCACCGCCTTGTCCCTCCCACAGCTCGCCACCGACGGCCTCTCCTCTCCCATCTGCTTCCCTCCCACAGCACGCGGAACGCGCcaccgtctcctccttgatccaacgCACCGCCGTCTCCTCCCCGATCTAGATCCAACACATCGTCGTCTCCTCCCCGATCCAACGCGCCGCCATCTCCTCCCCGATCTAGATCCAACACGTCGCCGCCTCGTCCCCGATCCCCTGATCGACACGCTGGCTCTCTCACCTTGCCGGCAGGTCCCTCCGCCACCCCCTCCTCCCCCTGCCCCGACCCCCTGCTCCAGACGTCGGAGCTCGGATCACACGCTGCTATTCGCCGGCGGGCTGAGGCAGGCGTCCGGGCGCGCGCCATGGACGTGGACAGTGTCGAGCGCCTCTCGCTGCCCGACGCCGCCATGGACGCGGACGACGTCGGCCTCGCCCTCCACCCGCACGGCGGgctcctcaccaccgccgccgcctccctcctggcCGCCTACCCCAAGGCCGCCGCCGGCGTGGGGGGCATCGTCACGCCGCAGAGTAGCGTGCACGAGCTGCTCGAGTGCCCCGTCTGCGCCAACTCCATGTACCCACTGATCCACCAGGTTTATTGATTTTGCCTGCCCCTTCTTG
This portion of the Triticum dicoccoides isolate Atlit2015 ecotype Zavitan chromosome 7A, WEW_v2.0, whole genome shotgun sequence genome encodes:
- the LOC119331035 gene encoding E3 ubiquitin-protein ligase SINAT3-like isoform X4, with amino-acid sequence MDVDSVERLSLPDAAMDADDVGLALHPHGGLLTTAAASLLAAYPKAAAGVGGIVTPQSSVHELLECPVCANSMYPLIHQ
- the LOC119331035 gene encoding uncharacterized protein LOC119331035 isoform X1, with protein sequence MDVDSVERLSLPDAAMDADDVGLALHPHGGLLTTAAASLLAAYPKAAAGVGGIVTPQSSVHELLECPVCANSIPYGGYKVEYRSSDQPLWSWMDEAADLLAHHQMLSLYFFLLHELPSNMVHR
- the LOC119331035 gene encoding uncharacterized protein LOC119331035 isoform X3 → MDVDSVERLSLPDAAMDADDVGLALHPHGGLLTTAAASLLAAYPKAAAGVGGIVTPQSSVHELLECPVCANSINAPLLPPPPEPPRRRGS
- the LOC119331035 gene encoding E3 ubiquitin-protein ligase SINAT3-like isoform X2 encodes the protein MDVDSVERLSLPDAAMDADDVGLALHPHGGLLTTAAASLLAAYPKAAAGVGGIVTPQSSVHELLECPVCANSMYPLIHQEFSACSGCQTKIPWLGDVRLSWVALAY